From Centropristis striata isolate RG_2023a ecotype Rhode Island chromosome 16, C.striata_1.0, whole genome shotgun sequence, a single genomic window includes:
- the sptssa gene encoding serine palmitoyltransferase small subunit A, whose product MALGDCWKHLSWFYYQYLLVTALYMLEPWERTVFNSLLVSVAGMAVYTGYVFMPQHIMAILHYFEVVQ is encoded by the exons ATGGCGCTGGGAGACTGCTGGAAGCACTTATCCTGGTTTTACTACCAATATCTCCTGGTGACGGCGCTCTACATGCTGGAGCCCTGGGAGAGGACCGTGTTCA ACTCTCTGCTGGTCTCGGTAGCCGGCATGGCCGTCTACACCGGCTACGTCTTCATGCCGCAGCACATCATGGCCATCCTGCACTACTTCGAGGTCGTCCAATGA
- the eapp gene encoding E2F-associated phosphoprotein encodes MNKLNKPQEFDSYEIEEPSDEERAESSSEDELDVLLNGTPQQKKKLIREYLTGESESSSEDEFEKEMEAELSSTIKTMEGTWAPPAAAQNSGGGEGGGGPGLPTPQMYDEVYFDSDSDGEDLPGSSTGRKRKQRVVLTNDELLYDPDEDDRDQAWVDARRRHCRRPVAGSRSQQRSGSRGLPSSDAVLNCPACMTTLCLDCQRHEKYRTQYRAMFVMNCAVKRDEVLRYQTQQELKQRRRKRRRGQKTEVEERPDPAPAGMEADEVYHPVQCSECSTEVAVFDKDEVYHFFNILASHC; translated from the exons ATGAACAAACTGAACAAGCCGCAGGAGTTTGACTCGTATGAGATTGAGGAGCCGAGCGACGAGGAGCGAGCTGAGAGCAG TTCGGAGGACGAGCTGGACGTGCTGCTGAACGGGACGccgcagcagaagaagaagctgatCAGAGAGTATCTGACGGGGGAGAGCGAGTCGTCTAGCGAGGATGAGTTCGAGAAGGAGATGGAGGCGGAGCTTAGCTCCACCATCAAGACCATGGAGGGAACCTGGGCGCCGCCTGCAGCAG CACAAAactcaggaggaggagagggcggCGGCGGTCCTGGACTCCCGACCCCTCAGATGTACGACGAGGTGTATTTTGACTCTGACTCTGACGGGGAGGACCTGCCAG GCAGCTCCACGGGACGGAAGCGTAAACAGCGGGTCGTACTGACCAATGACGAGCTGCTGTACGACCCCGACGAGGACGACCGGGACCAGGCCTGGGTGGACGCCAGGAGGAGACA TTGCAGGCGACCGGTGGCAGGCTCCCGCTCGCAGCAGCGATCGGGGTCTCGGGGTTTACCGAGCAGCGACGCCGTCCTCAACTGTCCCGCCTGCATGACCACGCTCTGCCTCGACTGTCAGAG ACACGAGAAGTACCGGACGCAGTACCGAGCCATGTTCGTCATGAACTGTGCGGTGAAGAGGGACGAGGTGCTGCGCTACCAAACCCAGCAGGAGCtgaaacagaggaggaggaagaggaggagggggcagAAAACGGAGGTGGAGGAGCGTCCCGACCCGGCGCCGGCGGGGATGGAGGCGGACGAGGTGTACCACCCGGTCCAGTGCAGCGAGTGCTCCACCGAGGTGGCCGTGTTCGACAAGGACGAAGTCTATCACTTCTTCAACATCCTGGCCAGCCACTGCTGA